The following proteins are co-located in the Perognathus longimembris pacificus isolate PPM17 chromosome 25, ASM2315922v1, whole genome shotgun sequence genome:
- the Pttg1 gene encoding securin, translated as MATLIFVDKENGQTGTRKAPKEGLKLGSGPVKALDGRSQVSTPRVGKVFSDPSTLPKTARKALGTVNRAAEKPVKTHGPLKQKQPSFTGKKMTEKTVKASSSLPASDDAYPEIEKFFPFNPLDFESFDLPEEHQIARLPLSGVPLMVLDEERGLETLLQLGPPSPMKLPRPAWESDGLQSPSSILSSLDVELPPMCYDLDM; from the exons ATGGCTACTCTGATCTTTGTGGACAAGGAAAACGGACAAACAGGCACCCGCAAGGCTCCTAAGGAGGGGCTGAAGCTGGGGTCCGGGCCTG TCAAAGCCTTAGATGGGAGAAGTCAGGTTTCAACACCACGCGTTGGGAAGGTCTTCAGTGATCCATCAACCTTACCTAAAACTGCCAGGAAGGCTTTGGGCACGGTTAACCGAGCTGCAGAGAAGCCAGTGAAGACTCATGGACCGCTCAAACAAAAGCAGCCAAGCTTCACGGGCAAAAAG ATGACTGAGAAGACTGTGAAAGCATCAAGCTCTCTTCCTGCCTCCGATGATGCCTACCCAGAGATAGAAAAATTCTTCCCCTTCAACCCTctag ATTTTGAGAGTTTCGACCTGCCTGAAGAGCACCAGATCGCACGCCTCCCCCTGAGTGGGGTGCCCCTCATGGTCCTGGACGAGGAGCGGGGGCTCGAGACGCTGCTGCAGCTGGGGCCCCCGTCGCCCATGAAGCTGCCACGTCCCGCTTGGGAATCCG ATGGGCTGCAGTCTCCCTCCAGCATTCTCTCCTCCCTGGATGTCGAATTGCCTCCTATGTGCTATGACCTGGATATGTAA